Proteins from one Gossypium raimondii isolate GPD5lz chromosome 8, ASM2569854v1, whole genome shotgun sequence genomic window:
- the LOC105791647 gene encoding uncharacterized protein LOC105791647 — protein MACCWSAENATKAYLRALKMRRRGKGKEPDVAEFISAIAAGNNAQLMVITCANVAGSTALALVAAAHQTGGRVVCILTSLHHYDASVSAVGNYGDCIDFVIGDAEKLLNEYRNADFVLIDCNISDHKTVLKTAQEGAKRGGGGTLIVGYNAPHNKELVGCSGADGFKTYYLPIGEGLLVIRKGKPNEARKSSRWVVKIDKWTGEEHVFRITSPQIKT, from the exons ATGGCTTGTTGTTGGTCTGCTGAGAATGCCACTAAAGCTTATCTCCGAGCCTTGAAAATG AGAAGAAGAGGCAAAGGCAAAGAACCAGACGTAGCTGAGTTCATATCCGCCATTGCGGCCGGAAACAACGCACAGCTCATGGTGATAACATGCGCTAACGTCGCCGGATCCACCGCGCTAGCCTTGGTCGCGGCGGCTCATCAAACGGGCGGCCGAGTGGTGTGCATCTTAACTAGTCTCCACCATTATGATGCATCCGTAAGTGCAGTTGGAAACTATGGAGATTGTATAGATTTCGTCATTGGCGATGCCGAGAAGCTTCTAAATGAGTACAGAAATGCAGATTTTGTGCTTATTGACTGTAATATCAGCGATCACAAGACGGTATTGAAAACAGCACAAGAGGGTGCAAAGCGTGGAGGAGGAGGTACCCTCATTGTAGGGTACAATGCCCCTCATAATAAGGAACTTGTAGGTTGCAGCGGTGCTGATGGATTTAAGACCTACTATCTTCCCATTGGAGAAGGCCTGCTGGTGATTAGAAAAGGGAAGCCCAACGAGGCAAGAAAAAGTAGCCGTTGGGttgttaaaatagataaatggACCGGTGAGGAGCATGTTTTTAGGATCACCTCACCACAAATCAAAACTTAA
- the LOC105791646 gene encoding uncharacterized protein LOC105791646 isoform X2 yields the protein MSEFLSAMAAGWNSKLIVESWSYGSPIATSVGLAVAARHTCGRHVCVVPDERSRLGYIKAMEEAGTVSSTAVIVGEAEEVMEGLHDVDFLVLDLKRKDFDRVLRCAKLNHDGAVLACKNACHRGISGFRWHGVLEKWTRVVRSLFLPVGQGLHVAHAGANSGSVRTKKCPSRWIKYIDHRSGEEHVFRG from the coding sequence ATGTCGGAGTTCCTATCAGCCATGGCTGCCGGCTGGAACTCGAAGCTTATAGTGGAATCGTGGTCGTACGGGAGTCCCATAGCAACCAGCGTAGGCCTCGCCGTAGCGGCGCGTCACACGTGCGGAAGACACGTATGCGTAGTCCCGGATGAACGGTCAAGATTGGGCTACATCAAGGCCATGGAGGAAGCCGGGACGGTGTCATCGACGGCGGTGATCGTCGGAGAAGCGGAGGAAGTGATGGAGGGGCTCCACGATGTGGATTTCCTGGTCCTGGACTTAAAGCGAAAGGATTTTGATAGGGTTTTAAGGTGTGCTAAATTGAATCATGACGGTGCGGTATTGGCATGCAAGAATGCATGCCATAGGGGCATTTCTGGGTTTAGATGGCATGGGGTGCTTGAAAAATGGACACGTGTCGTGAGATCCTTGTTCTTACCGGTAGGGCAGGGATTACATGTTGCTCATGCAGGAGCTAATAGTGGGAGTGTGAGGACCAAGAAGTGTCCTAGCCGTTGGATTAAGTACATCGATCATCGATCAGGAGAGGAGCATGTTTTTCGAGGATAA
- the LOC105791646 gene encoding uncharacterized protein LOC105791646 isoform X1, protein MIQMVWSQEIASRAYLDTVKALCQNFKEPGMSEFLSAMAAGWNSKLIVESWSYGSPIATSVGLAVAARHTCGRHVCVVPDERSRLGYIKAMEEAGTVSSTAVIVGEAEEVMEGLHDVDFLVLDLKRKDFDRVLRCAKLNHDGAVLACKNACHRGISGFRWHGVLEKWTRVVRSLFLPVGQGLHVAHAGANSGSVRTKKCPSRWIKYIDHRSGEEHVFRG, encoded by the exons ATGATCCAGATGGTTTGGTCTCAAGAAATAGCTTCAAGAGCTTACCTAGACACTGTTAAAGCACTG TGTCAAAATTTCAAAGAGCCAGGCATGTCGGAGTTCCTATCAGCCATGGCTGCCGGCTGGAACTCGAAGCTTATAGTGGAATCGTGGTCGTACGGGAGTCCCATAGCAACCAGCGTAGGCCTCGCCGTAGCGGCGCGTCACACGTGCGGAAGACACGTATGCGTAGTCCCGGATGAACGGTCAAGATTGGGCTACATCAAGGCCATGGAGGAAGCCGGGACGGTGTCATCGACGGCGGTGATCGTCGGAGAAGCGGAGGAAGTGATGGAGGGGCTCCACGATGTGGATTTCCTGGTCCTGGACTTAAAGCGAAAGGATTTTGATAGGGTTTTAAGGTGTGCTAAATTGAATCATGACGGTGCGGTATTGGCATGCAAGAATGCATGCCATAGGGGCATTTCTGGGTTTAGATGGCATGGGGTGCTTGAAAAATGGACACGTGTCGTGAGATCCTTGTTCTTACCGGTAGGGCAGGGATTACATGTTGCTCATGCAGGAGCTAATAGTGGGAGTGTGAGGACCAAGAAGTGTCCTAGCCGTTGGATTAAGTACATCGATCATCGATCAGGAGAGGAGCATGTTTTTCGAGGATAA